In Streptomyces violaceusniger Tu 4113, one DNA window encodes the following:
- a CDS encoding ABC transporter permease gives MFRTALRNVLAHKARLLMTMLAVLLGVAFVVGTLVFTDTVGNAYKERSLTALRNVSVQATPPFDEKAGEPGTVGEDTLRRLQRLPGVASVTGSVEGFAAVAAKDGHPLGEDDVSIAGNYFPQADGEDNRHPLTAGRAPTGPDEVLVDTSTADQGGYKVGDTVRLAVDGPVLHKKLVGIVRTDDTSGSGGTLVLFDDAAAQKLLLKPGQYDGVSLVADRGTSEQRLAAEARDLLPDDSEISTGAQLREQQQAEAAQGADGLNQVLLVFAAIALFVGIFVIGNTFTMLVTQRSQEMALMRAVGAERRQVTRSVLIEAALLGLCAGAAGFLLGIGVAMGIRQLFASTGSGFPDGPLVVAPGTVLVSFLVGVVVTMLAAYLPARRAAAVPPVAAMSALHTPPPVRSLRRRNTIGVALIVIGVLGVVYTASSGEQGRTTVLFPSVLLLIGIIVVTPALSGPAIALAGPLLRRFGVPGTLAPRNARRNPRRTASTASALMIGLSMVTGLTVVAVSATTSLRERAENTVTADFEISSRSSGHLPASVQDTLAKSTAVTSSSPQRQSAVRIGGDEVHLTGVDAPSIGHLLDPSFVSGSLAALGADGGKNLLIDTSTADIYGWTMGQRVPVVYGDGSRGTLRIGGIYRNDEFLPATMMPLATLEPHLKEIEDTSVLVHTKDGDGETVRRSLQRALDQNPLIRLRNTDDLAESAGGDAITLLLNILYGLLAMAVVIAVLGVVNTLAMSVFERTREIGMLRAVGLQPEQTKRMIHLESVLISLFGALLGIGAGIFLGWAAGRLASDSIQGYEMVIPWGRIAVALAGAALVGVVAGLWPARRAARLNVLTALKAD, from the coding sequence GTGTTCCGCACCGCCTTGCGCAACGTCCTCGCGCACAAAGCCCGCCTGCTGATGACCATGCTCGCCGTTCTGCTCGGCGTCGCCTTCGTCGTGGGCACCCTCGTCTTCACCGACACCGTCGGCAACGCCTACAAGGAGCGCTCCCTCACCGCCCTGCGCAATGTCTCGGTCCAGGCCACCCCGCCGTTCGACGAGAAGGCCGGCGAGCCCGGAACCGTGGGGGAGGACACGCTGCGGCGTCTGCAACGGCTGCCCGGAGTGGCGTCCGTGACCGGTTCCGTCGAAGGGTTCGCCGCCGTGGCCGCGAAGGACGGCCACCCCCTCGGCGAGGACGACGTGAGCATTGCGGGCAACTACTTCCCCCAGGCCGACGGCGAGGACAACCGCCACCCGCTGACCGCCGGACGCGCCCCCACCGGACCCGACGAGGTGCTGGTGGACACCAGCACCGCCGACCAGGGCGGCTACAAGGTCGGCGACACCGTCCGGCTGGCCGTCGACGGACCGGTGCTGCACAAGAAACTCGTCGGCATCGTCCGCACCGACGACACCTCCGGCTCCGGCGGCACCTTGGTGCTCTTCGACGACGCGGCCGCGCAGAAGCTGTTGCTGAAGCCCGGCCAGTACGACGGTGTCTCCCTCGTGGCCGACCGCGGCACCTCCGAGCAGCGGCTCGCGGCCGAGGCGCGCGACCTGCTGCCCGATGACTCCGAGATCAGCACGGGGGCGCAGTTGCGCGAGCAGCAGCAGGCCGAGGCCGCCCAGGGGGCGGATGGGCTCAACCAGGTGCTGCTCGTCTTCGCGGCCATCGCCCTGTTCGTCGGCATCTTCGTCATCGGCAACACCTTCACCATGCTGGTCACCCAGCGTTCCCAGGAGATGGCCCTGATGCGGGCCGTCGGCGCCGAGCGCCGCCAGGTGACCCGCTCCGTCCTCATCGAGGCCGCCCTGCTGGGGCTGTGCGCAGGGGCCGCGGGGTTCCTCCTCGGTATCGGCGTGGCCATGGGCATCCGGCAGTTGTTCGCGTCCACCGGATCCGGCTTCCCCGACGGGCCGTTGGTCGTCGCCCCGGGCACCGTACTGGTCTCGTTCCTGGTGGGCGTCGTCGTCACCATGCTCGCCGCCTATCTGCCGGCCCGCCGCGCCGCCGCCGTGCCTCCCGTGGCCGCCATGTCCGCGCTCCACACACCCCCGCCGGTCCGCAGCCTCCGCAGGCGCAACACCATCGGTGTCGCCCTGATCGTGATCGGTGTGCTCGGCGTGGTGTACACGGCGTCCAGCGGCGAGCAGGGCCGGACCACCGTCCTCTTCCCGTCCGTCCTGCTGCTCATCGGCATCATCGTGGTGACCCCGGCGCTCTCCGGCCCGGCCATCGCCCTGGCCGGGCCCCTCCTGCGCCGCTTCGGTGTCCCGGGCACGCTGGCCCCGCGCAACGCCCGGCGCAACCCCCGGCGCACCGCCTCCACGGCCTCGGCCCTGATGATCGGGCTGTCCATGGTCACCGGCCTCACGGTGGTCGCGGTGTCCGCCACGACATCGCTGCGCGAGCGGGCGGAGAACACCGTCACGGCCGACTTCGAGATCTCGTCGAGGAGCAGCGGCCACCTGCCCGCGTCGGTCCAGGACACCCTGGCCAAGTCCACGGCCGTGACCTCCTCGAGCCCGCAGCGCCAGAGCGCCGTCCGGATCGGCGGCGACGAGGTGCACCTGACCGGTGTGGACGCCCCGAGCATCGGCCACCTCCTCGATCCGAGCTTCGTATCGGGGTCGCTCGCGGCACTGGGCGCGGACGGCGGCAAGAACCTGCTGATCGACACCTCTACGGCCGACATCTACGGATGGACCATGGGACAGCGGGTGCCGGTGGTCTACGGCGACGGCAGCAGGGGCACCCTGCGGATCGGCGGCATCTACCGCAACGACGAGTTCCTCCCGGCCACCATGATGCCGCTGGCCACCCTCGAGCCCCATCTGAAGGAGATCGAGGACACCTCGGTCCTGGTGCACACCAAGGACGGTGACGGCGAGACGGTACGTCGGTCCCTGCAGCGCGCCCTCGACCAGAACCCCCTCATCCGGCTTCGGAACACCGACGACCTGGCCGAGTCCGCCGGCGGCGACGCCATCACCCTGCTCCTCAACATCCTGTACGGGCTGCTGGCCATGGCCGTGGTGATCGCCGTCCTGGGAGTCGTCAACACCCTCGCGATGTCCGTGTTCGAGCGCACCCGTGAGATCGGGATGCTGCGCGCGGTGGGACTCCAGCCCGAGCAGACCAAGCGGATGATCCACCTGGAGTCCGTCCTCATCTCGCTCTTCGGAGCCCTTCTGGGCATCGGCGCGGGCATCTTCCTCGGCTGGGCCGCGGGCAGGCTCGCCTCCGACAGCATCCAGGGGTACGAGATGGTCATCCCCTGGGGCCGCATCGCCGTGGCCCTGGCAGGCGCCGCACTCGTCGGCGTGGTGGCGGGACTCTGGCCCGCCCGCCGGGCGGCCCGGCTGAACGTCCTCACCGCCCTCAAGGCGGACTGA
- a CDS encoding ABC transporter ATP-binding protein, which produces MHANLPPSAPEIYAAHATDLTKVYGTGDTRVVALDTVTVGFVRSQFTAIMGPSGSGKSTLMHCVAGLDSLSFGSVRLGDTEIGSLNDRQLTRLRRDRIGFVFQAFNLLPTLSAVENITLPMDIAGRKPEQAWLESIIRTVGLADRLDHRPGQLSGGQQQRVAVARALAGRPDIVFADEPTGNLDSRSGAEILEFLRGSTSALGQTVVMVTHDPVAASYADRVVFLADGRIVDELHAPTAEAVLERMGHLTPAQRA; this is translated from the coding sequence ATGCACGCAAACCTGCCCCCTTCCGCCCCGGAGATCTACGCGGCCCACGCCACCGACCTGACGAAGGTGTACGGCACGGGGGACACCCGTGTGGTGGCCCTCGACACGGTCACGGTCGGCTTCGTCCGGAGCCAGTTCACCGCGATCATGGGTCCCTCAGGGTCGGGGAAGTCCACCCTGATGCACTGCGTGGCCGGGCTCGACTCGCTGTCCTTCGGATCGGTCCGCCTCGGCGACACGGAGATCGGCTCCCTGAACGACCGTCAGCTCACCCGGCTGCGCCGCGACCGCATCGGCTTCGTGTTCCAGGCGTTCAACCTGCTGCCCACCCTGAGCGCCGTGGAGAACATCACCCTCCCCATGGACATCGCGGGTCGCAAGCCGGAACAGGCCTGGCTGGAGAGCATCATCCGGACCGTCGGCCTGGCCGACCGGCTCGACCACCGGCCCGGCCAGCTCTCCGGCGGCCAGCAGCAGCGCGTCGCCGTCGCCCGCGCGCTGGCCGGGCGGCCCGACATCGTCTTCGCCGACGAGCCCACCGGCAACCTGGACTCCCGCAGCGGGGCCGAGATCCTCGAGTTCCTGCGCGGCTCCACGAGCGCGCTGGGCCAGACCGTCGTCATGGTCACCCACGACCCCGTCGCCGCCTCCTACGCGGACCGTGTCGTCTTCCTCGCCGACGGGCGCATCGTCGACGAACTCCACGCGCCCACCGCCGAGGCCGTCCTGGAGCGCATGGGACACCTGACGCCCGCGCAACGGGCCTGA
- a CDS encoding response regulator — protein sequence MTIRILVADDQHLVRAGFRMVLSAESDMEVVAEAADGASALSLARETRPDVCLVDIRMPPPDGLEVTRRLAGGGHPGAPKVVVVTTFDLDEYVYTALSNGASGFLLKDAGPALLTEAVRAAVRGDAMVAPQITLRLLQHFTKARRRGASEPAEPLTDREEEVIQGIARGLTNPEIAAELYIAPSTVKTHLGSVQAKLGLRNRVEVAAWAFRSGRAE from the coding sequence ATGACCATACGCATCCTGGTCGCGGACGATCAGCATCTGGTGCGGGCCGGGTTCCGCATGGTGCTGTCGGCCGAGTCCGACATGGAGGTGGTGGCCGAGGCCGCCGACGGGGCCTCGGCCCTCTCGCTGGCCCGCGAGACACGGCCGGACGTGTGCCTCGTGGACATCCGGATGCCCCCGCCCGACGGTCTGGAGGTCACCCGCCGACTCGCCGGCGGCGGTCATCCCGGAGCGCCGAAAGTGGTCGTGGTCACCACCTTCGACCTCGACGAATATGTGTATACGGCGCTGTCGAACGGAGCGTCGGGCTTCCTCCTCAAGGACGCCGGCCCGGCGCTGCTGACCGAGGCCGTCCGGGCGGCCGTCCGCGGGGACGCCATGGTCGCCCCGCAGATCACCCTCCGCCTGCTGCAGCACTTCACCAAGGCGCGGCGACGCGGCGCATCCGAGCCGGCCGAGCCGCTGACCGACCGCGAGGAGGAGGTCATCCAGGGCATCGCCCGTGGACTGACCAACCCGGAGATCGCCGCCGAGCTGTACATCGCGCCCAGCACCGTCAAGACGCATCTGGGGTCGGTCCAGGCGAAGCTGGGCCTGCGCAACAGGGTCGAGGTCGCGGCCTGGGCCTTCCGCTCGGGGCGTGCCGAATAG
- a CDS encoding sensor histidine kinase, translating to MRIAVSSGRRAGYRSWPGRILISALALLFLFSVYEDMTERIVFDPAFDTEAFVGDWVPVCSGALAGAMAVLAAVRDSRWVPRAALVACAGTFVATVAYHLLPVNMVTSESSGSELMGQLVLLAVAVRRCTPRWAPVVVAAVGVSVFSVPVLRDSDPGHFSGSTVLALALAFVCGLVLRLYDVQQERTGQLVRQEERLALARDLHDTVAHQVTAIVVQLQAVRHVTGRGTPDPRMLNEMLEAVEHAGGEALTSMRRLVGSMRGDETPRHPENLGEVLTRIVDEARATGLPIRLDLGRDLPEDVPTEVTGGLSRVLQEALTNAQRYARGARSVDVSARVAARHAELVVEDDGQGSPSGHRGSLGRLGGGFGIMGMRERIELLGGAFEAGHRPEGGWRVHASVPLHPDEASRNARARGRRTVRSGLRLREGRTA from the coding sequence GTGCGAATAGCTGTGTCCTCCGGCCGGCGCGCCGGTTACCGAAGCTGGCCGGGGCGGATCCTGATCTCGGCGCTGGCGCTGTTGTTCCTCTTCTCCGTCTATGAGGACATGACGGAGCGGATCGTCTTCGACCCGGCCTTCGACACGGAGGCCTTCGTCGGGGACTGGGTGCCGGTCTGCTCCGGAGCCCTGGCAGGGGCGATGGCCGTGCTGGCCGCGGTGCGCGATTCCCGATGGGTCCCGCGGGCCGCGCTGGTGGCCTGCGCCGGCACCTTCGTGGCCACGGTGGCCTACCACCTGCTGCCGGTGAACATGGTGACCAGCGAGAGCAGCGGCAGCGAACTCATGGGCCAACTGGTCCTCCTCGCCGTGGCGGTGCGCCGCTGCACGCCCCGGTGGGCCCCGGTGGTCGTGGCGGCGGTGGGCGTCAGCGTGTTCTCCGTCCCGGTGCTGCGGGACTCGGATCCCGGCCACTTCTCCGGCAGCACCGTGCTGGCACTGGCCCTGGCCTTCGTCTGCGGCCTGGTGCTGCGCCTCTACGACGTCCAACAGGAACGCACCGGACAACTGGTCCGGCAGGAGGAACGGCTCGCGCTCGCCCGCGACCTGCACGACACCGTGGCCCATCAGGTGACCGCGATCGTGGTGCAACTGCAGGCCGTGCGCCATGTCACCGGCCGGGGCACCCCCGACCCGCGGATGCTGAACGAGATGCTCGAGGCCGTCGAGCACGCGGGCGGCGAGGCGCTGACGTCGATGCGGCGCCTGGTCGGTTCGATGCGCGGTGACGAGACCCCGCGGCATCCGGAGAACCTCGGCGAGGTGCTGACCCGGATCGTGGACGAGGCACGGGCGACGGGGCTGCCGATCCGGCTGGACCTCGGACGGGACCTGCCGGAGGACGTCCCCACGGAGGTCACCGGCGGGCTGAGCCGCGTCCTGCAGGAAGCCCTGACCAATGCCCAGCGCTATGCGCGCGGAGCGCGGTCGGTGGACGTGTCCGCCCGGGTCGCGGCGCGCCACGCCGAACTGGTCGTCGAGGACGACGGACAAGGCTCCCCGTCCGGACACCGCGGCAGCCTCGGCCGGCTCGGCGGCGGCTTCGGCATCATGGGCATGCGGGAGCGGATCGAGCTGCTCGGCGGCGCCTTCGAGGCGGGGCACCGCCCCGAGGGCGGGTGGCGGGTCCACGCCTCCGTACCGCTGCACCCCGACGAGGCTTCACGGAACGCCCGTGCACGCGGGCGGCGCACCGTACGATCCGGGTTGCGGCTACGGGAGGGCAGGACGGCATGA
- a CDS encoding trypsin-like serine peptidase, whose protein sequence is MRRAVEADTPADAKASRKAAIDAAAKPSQLAKPQKATTSKKARGVRIATSIVQGKVFFHNPTNGGDYACSAAAVNNPTKNMVFTAGHCVHGGAGGTWATNWVFVPAYYNGSRPYGTWSAKTLTSFNGWINNSDLNYDIGVANVWDNGTSKLVNTVGGMGLGYNYGYVNTVTVWGYPAAFGYDGEVPYVCQNIGTWQDGSRVQNGCTMVEGASGGPWLRDYNETTGLGTEIGVTSTRTDPPAYIDSPYFDNKIQTIYNNTANG, encoded by the coding sequence ATGCGCAGAGCCGTCGAAGCCGACACGCCCGCCGACGCCAAGGCGTCCCGGAAGGCGGCCATCGACGCGGCGGCCAAACCCTCTCAGCTCGCGAAACCGCAGAAGGCGACCACTTCGAAGAAGGCCCGCGGGGTCCGCATCGCGACCTCGATCGTGCAGGGGAAGGTCTTCTTCCACAACCCGACCAACGGCGGCGACTACGCCTGCTCCGCCGCGGCGGTCAACAATCCGACGAAGAACATGGTGTTCACCGCCGGGCACTGCGTCCACGGTGGCGCCGGCGGCACCTGGGCGACCAACTGGGTGTTCGTACCCGCCTACTACAACGGCTCACGGCCGTACGGAACCTGGTCCGCCAAGACGCTGACCTCGTTCAACGGCTGGATCAACAACAGTGACCTGAACTACGACATCGGCGTGGCCAACGTCTGGGACAACGGCACCAGCAAGCTGGTCAACACCGTCGGCGGCATGGGGCTCGGCTACAACTACGGGTACGTCAACACCGTGACCGTCTGGGGCTACCCGGCCGCCTTCGGCTACGACGGCGAGGTGCCCTACGTCTGCCAGAACATCGGCACGTGGCAGGACGGCTCCCGGGTGCAGAACGGGTGCACCATGGTCGAGGGCGCCAGCGGCGGCCCCTGGCTGCGGGACTACAACGAGACCACGGGCCTGGGGACCGAGATCGGGGTCACCAGCACCCGGACCGATCCGCCCGCCTACATCGACAGCCCCTACTTCGACAACAAGATCCAAACGATCTACAACAACACCGCGAACGGCTGA